One window from the genome of Peptococcaceae bacterium encodes:
- a CDS encoding phosphopantetheine-binding protein, giving the protein MKESFLLSADNPVIKNHKVYGLPMLPGLAYIDLLYQVFRENGFDYTTLELRNLTIYNPLVVEQGRDVTLDIQCTETANGQWQLKVEGQYEDREKKVRVKKQYVAAEMKQREAAVFAETLSLDAVKQAAKQTVNLSEIYNQCRRRELVHTGFMKAEGVVYDLDAEVIIDLSVGPAAYPSAAGFMFHPVLLDGSAIGLWGTSALFKEEQRLSLPLFYESFRASTLLPKRCTVRVQKSSLRQKNELSFLTMEFFDDAEKKAGELFNYTGKLVRDAGLLNPDPTKTQKWNMPRLFLPFLKSKRAASSGSIAEAVESFLKQLLAERLNKPLEKIDARTGYYELGLDSAGLLELARDIERKTGTDLSPTLLFEYTNIADLSAYLAENYASKFAGRVFAGMPAAAPRSGSGPDEELSKLPGDERESKPFFAPQAAAGDIAVIGMAGRYPGAGNLREFWNNLKKGKESITEVPKDRWDWKRLEGINSPSGKGIPRWGGFIDDPACFDHEFFHLSPRQAEELDPQERLILETCWEAIEDAGYTPGTLTPVGERKQKRPVGVFIGVMHNDYLLVGAEEVSRGRPFPLPMSSASIANRISYFFDFHGPSITLDTMCSSSLTAVHLAVEGIRRGECRVALAGGVNLSLHPYKYMTYGLMDVLASGARCHPFGREGDGYLPGEGIGLVLLKPLSQAVRDRDNIYAVIKGSAANHGGTASGFTAPNLAALADLVVSCLENNGIDPRTISYVEAAANGSALGDPVEVAALTRAFRKFTPDERFCAIGSVKGNIGHAEAAAGISQLAKAVLQLHYQELVPTINAEPLNPEINLKGTPFYLQKELQKWKRPVVKVNGERREFPRRAAVNSFGAGGSNVHIILEEYEKKGSKSPAVSPQVAVISAKTRERLQAAVEQMLVFIEGQSRFSLEDLAYTLQVGREAMGCRLALVVRSREELVRGLKAYLKRNATSGDSEANIPIYTGDGGDMAGSFPGKGKEEDARRALLAEKDLEGLARHWVQGGQVNWELLHEGGTASRISLPTYPFARVRCWIAAGKERPAPCQDQEAIPACWSEENIREDIAHFLCRELGLVRERVGLDRDLTEYGMDSITAMKLLRHIEKTFGLKLTRREMMEHQTIKSLSGHLTAKIGETRLKAAGEAGGDKGSESLEKFKQGLLTLEEIEELIDKGEIIK; this is encoded by the coding sequence GCTGAGCGCTGACAATCCGGTGATTAAGAATCACAAGGTGTACGGTTTGCCCATGTTACCTGGACTGGCTTATATAGACCTGCTTTACCAGGTGTTCCGGGAAAACGGTTTCGATTATACGACCCTTGAGCTTCGCAATTTAACAATCTATAACCCGCTGGTTGTGGAGCAGGGCAGAGATGTAACGCTTGATATCCAGTGTACCGAGACTGCAAACGGGCAGTGGCAGCTTAAAGTGGAAGGCCAGTATGAGGATAGGGAAAAAAAGGTCCGGGTTAAAAAACAATATGTTGCCGCCGAAATGAAGCAAAGAGAAGCGGCTGTCTTTGCAGAGACTCTTTCCCTTGATGCTGTGAAACAGGCGGCAAAGCAGACCGTTAACTTAAGCGAAATTTATAATCAGTGCCGGCGCAGGGAACTGGTGCATACCGGGTTTATGAAAGCGGAAGGAGTCGTTTATGACCTCGATGCGGAGGTGATTATTGACCTTTCCGTGGGGCCGGCGGCTTACCCCAGCGCGGCGGGATTCATGTTTCACCCGGTCCTGCTCGACGGAAGCGCCATAGGATTGTGGGGGACATCGGCCTTATTCAAGGAGGAACAGCGTTTATCTTTGCCTCTTTTTTATGAATCGTTTCGCGCTTCGACTCTTTTGCCAAAGCGGTGCACGGTACGGGTCCAGAAGTCTTCGCTGCGTCAAAAAAACGAACTTTCTTTCCTGACAATGGAGTTTTTCGATGATGCGGAGAAAAAAGCGGGGGAACTGTTCAATTACACCGGCAAGCTGGTCCGGGACGCAGGCTTGCTTAACCCTGACCCCACAAAAACCCAAAAATGGAACATGCCGAGATTGTTTTTGCCTTTCTTGAAATCTAAGCGGGCAGCAAGCAGCGGGTCGATAGCGGAAGCCGTCGAATCATTTTTAAAACAGCTGCTGGCGGAACGGTTAAATAAGCCGCTGGAGAAAATCGATGCACGGACAGGTTATTATGAGTTGGGCCTTGATTCGGCAGGTTTGCTGGAGCTTGCCCGTGATATAGAAAGAAAAACCGGGACTGATTTGTCGCCGACCTTATTGTTTGAATACACGAATATTGCCGACTTGTCGGCATATTTGGCTGAAAATTACGCTTCAAAATTTGCCGGCCGCGTCTTTGCGGGCATGCCGGCTGCAGCGCCGCGTTCGGGTTCTGGTCCTGATGAAGAGCTGTCCAAACTTCCTGGAGATGAGAGGGAAAGCAAACCGTTTTTTGCTCCGCAGGCCGCCGCCGGCGATATTGCCGTTATCGGCATGGCTGGCCGTTATCCAGGGGCCGGGAACCTGCGGGAATTCTGGAATAATTTGAAGAAGGGAAAGGAGTCCATAACCGAAGTGCCGAAAGACCGCTGGGATTGGAAACGGCTGGAAGGAATAAACTCGCCCTCGGGAAAAGGCATCCCCAGATGGGGAGGGTTTATTGATGACCCGGCCTGTTTCGATCACGAATTCTTTCACCTTTCACCGCGGCAGGCCGAAGAGCTCGATCCCCAGGAACGTCTGATTTTGGAGACCTGCTGGGAAGCGATCGAAGACGCTGGTTACACTCCCGGGACGTTGACGCCCGTTGGGGAGCGAAAACAAAAGCGGCCAGTGGGCGTGTTTATCGGGGTCATGCATAACGATTACTTGCTGGTCGGGGCTGAAGAGGTTTCGCGTGGGCGGCCGTTTCCTTTGCCCATGAGCAGCGCGTCGATTGCCAACCGCATCTCGTATTTCTTTGATTTCCACGGACCCAGCATTACCCTGGATACCATGTGTTCTTCCTCGCTCACCGCCGTGCACTTGGCAGTGGAGGGCATCAGGCGTGGGGAATGCCGGGTGGCCCTGGCCGGCGGGGTGAATCTGTCACTTCATCCCTATAAATACATGACATACGGGCTTATGGACGTGCTGGCCAGCGGCGCGCGCTGTCACCCTTTCGGACGGGAAGGAGACGGTTACCTCCCGGGGGAGGGTATCGGCCTGGTCCTGTTAAAACCGCTCTCTCAGGCTGTTCGTGACCGGGACAACATTTATGCGGTGATAAAAGGCAGCGCCGCCAATCACGGGGGAACAGCGAGCGGGTTTACGGCGCCCAACCTGGCCGCCCTGGCGGACCTGGTCGTCTCTTGCCTGGAGAATAACGGGATTGACCCCCGGACGATCAGTTATGTTGAGGCCGCCGCCAACGGGTCGGCCCTGGGTGATCCTGTAGAGGTGGCGGCTTTGACCAGGGCTTTCCGGAAGTTCACCCCTGATGAGCGGTTTTGCGCCATCGGTTCCGTAAAAGGCAATATCGGGCACGCGGAAGCGGCCGCCGGCATATCGCAGCTGGCTAAAGCAGTCCTGCAGCTTCATTATCAAGAACTGGTCCCGACCATAAACGCGGAGCCTTTAAACCCTGAGATAAACTTAAAGGGAACGCCGTTTTACCTGCAAAAAGAACTGCAGAAATGGAAACGGCCGGTGGTCAAGGTTAACGGGGAACGGCGGGAGTTCCCCAGGCGCGCGGCGGTAAATTCATTCGGGGCAGGAGGTTCGAATGTGCATATCATCCTGGAAGAATATGAAAAGAAGGGTTCAAAAAGTCCTGCCGTATCCCCGCAGGTTGCGGTTATTTCGGCGAAGACCCGGGAGCGCTTGCAGGCGGCCGTGGAACAGATGCTTGTCTTTATTGAAGGTCAAAGCAGGTTTTCCCTGGAGGACCTGGCGTATACCCTGCAGGTCGGGCGTGAAGCCATGGGTTGCCGGTTGGCTTTAGTAGTGAGGAGCCGGGAAGAACTCGTGCGGGGTTTGAAGGCTTACTTGAAACGAAACGCAACAAGCGGCGACAGCGAGGCCAATATCCCTATTTATACCGGGGATGGCGGTGACATGGCCGGTTCATTTCCGGGCAAGGGAAAAGAGGAGGACGCCCGGCGAGCGCTTTTGGCCGAAAAAGACCTTGAGGGCCTTGCTCGTCATTGGGTCCAGGGCGGACAGGTAAACTGGGAACTGCTTCATGAAGGGGGAACAGCAAGCAGGATTTCATTGCCGACTTATCCTTTCGCCAGGGTGCGCTGCTGGATTGCGGCAGGCAAGGAGAGGCCCGCGCCATGCCAGGACCAGGAGGCAATACCCGCCTGCTGGAGCGAAGAAAACATCCGGGAAGATATTGCGCATTTTCTATGCCGGGAGCTTGGCCTGGTCAGGGAACGGGTCGGTTTGGACAGGGACCTCACGGAGTACGGGATGGATTCAATAACCGCCATGAAGCTCCTGCGCCATATCGAAAAAACGTTCGGGTTGAAGCTGACAAGGCGGGAAATGATGGAACAC